From the genome of Pseudarthrobacter sp. NIBRBAC000502772:
ACTCATCGTGGATGTCCGCCGGAACCGTGGCGGACACACATCCCAGCTGGTGGCGGAGCTGATTGGCCGAAAGGTCACCGGCTGGAGCATGCCCCGCGGCGAACGTCCGCGGACCTACCCGCACCACGCCCCGCGAGGTCCGGTGATCATCCTCGCCGATGAATTTGCCGGGTCCGACGGCGACATCATCACCCAGGTCTCCAAACTGCGGGGGATCGGCCCGGTGATCGGCACGCGCACCTGGGGCGGAGTGGTGGGGATCGACAACAGGTTCTCCCTGGCCGACGGTACCGGGGTGACCCAGCCGCGGTACGCCACCTGGTTCGGCGGCGGCGTGGGCTGGTCCGTGGAAAACTATGGAGTGGACCCCGACATCGAAGTGCTCTACCCGCCGCACGCCTACGCCGCCGGTCGGGATCCCCAGCTGGAATACGGCATCGGTGCGCTCAAGGAAATGATCCAGGAGCTGCCCACCGACAAGCCCCCGGTCCGCGAAGGCTACCGCCGCCTGAAGCCCGCACCGCTGCCGGCCCGCCGGCACGGCGAATAGGCCTGCCCGGCGCCAACAGAAACAAAGAAGGCCCTGCCCCGCCCGGATAGTCCGGGCGAGGCAGGGCCTGCTCTGTCTCAGGAGCCCTCAGCGTTCATAGCGAACGCGGCAGAGTCCTGGCTGGATCAGGACTGCAGGGTAGCGTCCAGGGTGATGTCGATGCTGGCCAGCGCGCCGGAAACCGGGCAGCCAACCTTGGCTTCGCTGGCGATCTTCTGGAATTCCTCTTCGGAGATGCCGGGAATCTTTGCGGACACCGTCAGGTGGCTGCCGGTGATGCCGGTGCCGGGAACGAAGGTCACGTCGGCCTTGGTGTTGACTTCTTCCGGAGCATGTCCGGCCTGGGCGAGCATATTGCTGAACGCCATCGAGAAGCAGCTCGCGTGCGCTGCGGCGATGAGTTCTTCCGGGCTGGTCTTGCCCTCGGCCGCTTCGGTGCGGGCCTTCCAGGTAACCTCAAATGTGCCCAGGCCGGAGCTGTCCAGCGTGGTCTGACCCGACCCCGTGATCAGGTCGCCGTTCCATACTGTGTGCGCGGTGCGTGTTGCTGCCATGTCCACTCCTCAAAGTCGGTTCGAACCGGGACCGGCCGTTGCCTGGCCCCGCCGGTTCCAATCCTAGGGATTGAGCGGCGGCCGTGCACAGGGTGTCCGCTCTCAGTGGATTGTGACTGGACAACCCAGCCGCGTGGCGCTCACCGCTAGGCCGTTAAAACAGCGACGGCGCCGCACCCCACAGAGGGGGGCGGCGCCGTCGTGAGCGGTTCAGCCGGCGTTCAGTTCCACATCGTGGCGATGGCCACGTTAAGCAGTGCAAGTCCGCCAACTCCGTGGGCCAGGCCCTTGCTGATGTCCTCGCCCTTTTTGTATTTGCGGCGGCCGATGAAAGCCAGCACGCCGACGGCCAGGGCGATCGCGAACTTGATGCCCAGCTTGAAGTAATTCGCGTCCATGTCCAGGGACGGGATCAGGCCCATCAGCACGATGCCGGTGATGAGCTGAAGAGCTGCGCCGTCGAACTGCCGGGGGTGGACCGTGGGGGTTTTCATGTTCCCGATCCAGATTCCGACGATCATGGCGGCGCCGACGATGTGCAGGAAGACCACGATGTTGTACACGATAATCATGCGACCAGTCTACGCAGGGGTTCTACATCATGTAGTAAGGCCGGCCGCAGAGTTTCTGTGTCGGCGGATTCAGCGCTGCGCCTTAAACCGCGACGGCGGCGCACGCCTTCCGGTGGTTTCCCACCGGCGCGTGCACCGCCGTCGTTCGGTTCTGGCCTGGGGCTAGAGTCCCAGGTCGGCCTCGAAGGCGCCTTCTTCAAGGCGGGCCTTCAGGGTCTGGAGGAAGCGGCCTGCATCCGCGCCGTCCACCAGGCGGTGGTCGTACGTGAGGGACAGGTACATCATGGAGCGGATGGCGATCGAGTCGTCACCGTTCTCATCGGCCACCACCACGGGGCGCTTGACGATCGCGCCCGTGCCCAGGATGCCGACCTGAGGCTGGTTGATGATCGGGGTGTCGAACAGGGCGCCGACGGAACCGATGTTGGTGATGCTGAACGTTCCGCCGGACAGTTCGTCCGGGCCGATCTTGCCGTCGCGGGTGCGCCCGGCAACGTCGGCGATCTTGGCGGCCAGTCCGGCCAGGTTCAGGTTGCCGGCATCGGTGACGACCGGAACCAGGAGGCCCTTGTCCGTGTCCACTGCGATCGCCAGGTGCTCGGCGTTGTGGTACGTGATTTCCTGCTTGTCCTCGTCGTACGCAGCGTTGAGCTTTGGGTGCTGCTTGAGGGCCTCGGCCACGGCCTTGGCAATGAACGGCAGGAAGGTGAGCTTGACGCCGTTCTGGGCCAGGAACGAGTTCTTGGCCTTCAGGCGGAGCTTGGCCACCTTAGTCATGTCCACTTCATGCACCTGCGTGAGCTGCGTGGAGATTTCGAGGGATTCGCGCATACGGCGGGCGATGACCTGCCGGATGCGGGGAGCCTTTTGCGTGGTGCCACGCAAGGAGGAGGCAGCCGGACCGGCCGGAGCGGCGGCCGGCTTCGCCGGTGCAGCTGCGGGGGGAGCGGCCTTGGCTTCTGCCGCGGCGAGGACGTCCTGCTTGCGGATGCGCCCACCGACGCCGGTTCCGGACAGCGATGCGACGTCCACGCCGTGCTGGTTGGCCAGCTTCCGGACCAGGGGAGTCACGTAGCCGGACTCGCCGCCGGCAGCAGGCTCGGCCGCGGGTGCCGGGGCTGTAACGGGAGCAGGGGCAGCTGCCGCAGCACGTGCCGCCGGAGCAGCCTCTGCCTTGGGTGCTTCGGGTGCCGGTGCGGCTGCGGGGGCCGGTGCGGCAGGCGCGGCGGCGGGTGCCGGCGCTGCTGCTGGTGCCGGTGCGGAGGCTGCGGGGGCTGCCGCGCCGGAGCCGATGACAGCGAGGACGGCGCCAACTTCGGCGGTTTCGTCTTCGTTGACCCGGATTTCCTGCAGCGTTCCCGCGACGGGGGACGGGATTTCGGTGTCAACCTTGTCCGTGGATACCTCGAGCAGCGGTTCGTCCACTGCAACGGAGTCGCCCACGGCCTTCAGCCAGCGGGTGACGGTTCCTTCGGTGACGCTTTCGCCCAGTGCCGGGAGGGTGACGTCGTGGCTTTCGCCGTCCGAAGCTGCGGGTGCAGCCGCTGCGGGAGCTTCTGCAGCCGGTGCTTCTGCGGCCGGGGCCTCTGCAGCCGGTGCGGCGGGGGCTTCCTCGGCCGGTGCTGCTGCTTCGGGGGCTGCGCCGCCGCCGGAGCCGTCGCCGATACGGACCAGGGGAGCGCCTACTTCAGCGGTCTCGTCTTCGGCTACGAGGATTTCCTCGATGATGCCGGCAATCGGAGAGGGGATTTCGGTGTCTACTTTGTCGGTGGAGACCTCGAGCAGCGGTTCGTCCACCTCTACCCGGTCACCTACCTGCTTGAGCCAGCGGGTGACGGTTCCTTCGGTGACGCTCTCACCGAGGGCGGGCAAGTTAACGGATTCAGACATGTCGTCCCCGTTCTCCTTATTGATCTTTTGTGCGGATGATGGCTGGCTTGTTCGAGCTTAGTGCACCCGGCGGGTCACGCCGGGTGCACCAAGCCCTGTTGTCTTGCTGTGCTGCTGGCTGTAATTAGCCGTGAAGCGGGCGACCGGCCAGGGCCATTG
Proteins encoded in this window:
- the sucB gene encoding 2-oxoglutarate dehydrogenase, E2 component, dihydrolipoamide succinyltransferase, which translates into the protein MSESVNLPALGESVTEGTVTRWLKQVGDRVEVDEPLLEVSTDKVDTEIPSPIAGIIEEILVAEDETAEVGAPLVRIGDGSGGGAAPEAAAPAEEAPAAPAAEAPAAEAPAAEAPAAAAPAASDGESHDVTLPALGESVTEGTVTRWLKAVGDSVAVDEPLLEVSTDKVDTEIPSPVAGTLQEIRVNEDETAEVGAVLAVIGSGAAAPAASAPAPAAAPAPAAAPAAPAPAAAPAPEAPKAEAAPAARAAAAAPAPVTAPAPAAEPAAGGESGYVTPLVRKLANQHGVDVASLSGTGVGGRIRKQDVLAAAEAKAAPPAAAPAKPAAAPAGPAASSLRGTTQKAPRIRQVIARRMRESLEISTQLTQVHEVDMTKVAKLRLKAKNSFLAQNGVKLTFLPFIAKAVAEALKQHPKLNAAYDEDKQEITYHNAEHLAIAVDTDKGLLVPVVTDAGNLNLAGLAAKIADVAGRTRDGKIGPDELSGGTFSITNIGSVGALFDTPIINQPQVGILGTGAIVKRPVVVADENGDDSIAIRSMMYLSLTYDHRLVDGADAGRFLQTLKARLEEGAFEADLGL
- a CDS encoding OsmC family protein — encoded protein: MAATRTAHTVWNGDLITGSGQTTLDSSGLGTFEVTWKARTEAAEGKTSPEELIAAAHASCFSMAFSNMLAQAGHAPEEVNTKADVTFVPGTGITGSHLTVSAKIPGISEEEFQKIASEAKVGCPVSGALASIDITLDATLQS